In the Aridibaculum aurantiacum genome, CTTGCTCTCATGGAGCTCGGATTAACCCCAGCTATGTTTCACCTGGAGCAGTTAATGGTTGGAGGATTATTGATAGAAATATTCCTATTGTCTTTTGGTCTTGCTAAACGAAGTCAGCTGCAAAAGATACAATTACGTAAACAAAAATTGCTTGCACGTGAAATGGAAATGAACCTGCAGAAAGAGTTGCTTAAAGCCCAGTTAGAAATACAGGAACAGACACTTAAAAGTATCGGCCAGGAAATTCATGATAATATTGGCCAGATGCTCACTTTGCTGAAGCTAAACCTTGAAAACATAAAAGATAATGTTTCAAAGGAAGCTGGCGTGGCAATCAGCGATGCGCAGGAGATATTGAGAAACATTATCCAGGATTTGCGAAATATGTCGAAGACGCTAAATAATGATATGTTAGCAAGGATGGGGCTGGTAAGTACTATTGAAATGGAGTTGAAGGTTATCAACAGGGCAAGTGGGATGAATACTTTCTTGGATTGGGAACAGGATATTCCACCACTTAACAAACAAGTGGAACTCATTATTTTCAGATTGATCCAAGAGGCCTTGCATAATATACTAAAGCATGCACATGCTTCAGAAATAAAAGTTTCAGGAAGATTGGAAGATGGTCAATTGGTCATTACGGTGAAAGATGATGGAAGAGGCTTTGACCATGAAAGCACAACGGGGACAGGCAGCGGCCTTCTTAACCTTGATAACAGGTGCAAACTGATCAATGCATGCCTGTCGATTAACTCAAGTAATGGAAACGGGACTGAAATAAGGATTACCTGCCCATTGGATGCGCCTCCAATAGCGCCTAGTTATACTGGTGCAGTAAGTATCAATTAACAATTGATCCAAGAAGGGGTGGGGGTGAATTATTTTAGCTAAAGACTTAAGGATTACATCTAATTGCAAACATCTGCGGAAGCGAAATTCACAACCATCCATGTTCATGCCCATCTCAAAAATCATCACTTCTTCTTCAGTGCATCGGGTTTATGTGCTGCAAGCTTCTTGCTTTTTTCTGTTTCCACCAGGTACTCCGGGTTTTCTTTTGTTGCCGCCACTTTATGGCTTTTGATCTTTGTAGGCGAGGTCAGCTTTTTCTTTACCGTACCGGTAGTTTTGCCTTGCGATGTTTCCCATTCCACTTTATCGCCTGCTTTCAAACTTTTTGCTTTAGCCATGATTTTATTTTTTAACTGAGGTGCAAAAGCGCTGCCAATCCATCTTGTTCAATCGTCTTCTTAAGGGTCTGCTTATATGTTTATCATTTGCGGAAACTTGAGAACATTCAGTAAAAATATGTGACAGTGTTGGACAAGCTGGTCTGGTAACTTGATAGCAAAAGAGATAATATTCTCATTCAAGCTAAGGGATTAATTGATTTTTGAAAATCATTATTAGTGGTAGCTACTTCTATTTCCTCTCTTCTAAGGCATGGTGTTAGCAGGAATGAGCAAACATCTTTAAGAAAAATGACTGAAAAAGGAAAGTTGCGAATAGGAACAAGCGGTATAGTGCTTCCGGGAAATAAAGAAACTTTTCCTGCGACCTTTCATGGTAAGAGCCGGCTTATCAACTATGCATCTTTATTGAACACTGTTGAAATAAACAGCACCTTCAGAAAAATTCCAAGGGCAACTACTTTCCTAAGGTGGGCTGAGGAAACAGGTCCTGGTTTTCAATTCACGTTGAAGCTGGTAAAAACCGTTACGCATGTAAAGCCGCTTCAACCGGATCTTAATGCGCTTCAATCATTTATAGAGGCAGCTAATCATCTAGGAAATAAGAAGGCTTGTTTGCTTGTGCAGTTTCCTGGCAGCATAACATCAGCTTACGAGCAGCAGGTGCAGCAAGTAATGCATAATCTACACCTTGCAGACCATGAAGAAAACTGGTTGAAGGCGGTTGAATTCAGAAGCGATACATGGTATAATGATGATCTTATAGATAAGCTACAACAATGGAAGGCAACACTGGTATTGCATGATATGCTTAAGTCAAACAACCTGCACTTGCATCCATCTACTTCATTTTGTTATTTCAGGTTTCATGGTCCGACAGGTGATTATAGAGGTAGCTATTCAACTACTTTCCTACAAGGGCAGGCAAAGAAGATCGCTGCTCTTCTCGCTGAAGGAAAGGATGTATATGTTTACTTCAACAACACAATGGGCAATGCATTTGAAAATGCTGTTCAGCTTCGTGGACTGATTGACGAATTATATTGTGTATAACGGCTCATCTTCATCTATTTATTAGGCAACTGCAGGAGTTGATAATTTCAAAACTCAATATGTAATCAGTCCTGTTAGATGTAGTTTGCGGGTTAAGGTGTTTGTGTCACAGTTTAAGAGTAATAGTAATGTAGTTAACACAATACTTATACAAGCCATCTATTCTTCCTTAAAACTTATTTTCAGCAGCTTTGGACTGGCCTTTAGGACCTCGTTTGTATATGATCAAGCCATCTAAAAAGTTCCTCAGTACCTGGTCGCCAGCAACTACATAGCTTGGATGATCCTCGTGCCTGAAAAGATCATTCAATGCACCCTTTGTCATTTTAAACCCAGCTAGTGATAGGATCTCCAGCATATCCTCATCGCGCAAGGAAAGTGCTATTCTTAGTTTCTTCAGTATATCATTATTTGAAAGCATAGCGGTTTTTACTGCAAAGGTAGGATAAGGGTAGGGGGAAGTTTTCAATAAAAAAGTATGTACAAGTTGAGCAGGAATTACGTGTTGTTTACCGCTGTCCAACCTGCTTCTTTATCCATTCCAATGACTCCTGGTTGGTTTCTGCAAATCGCCAATGACCTGATATAGGTGTTATTGAAATAGTCTTAGGTGCTTTTATAGAATTTACAGCGGCGAATACCGAAGTAGGAGGTACAACATTATCGTTATATCCCCAGGAATAGAAGCCAGGAACAATGATGTGTTTGGCAAAATTTGCCACATCGTAATAGGCCAATGTTTTTACTTTCTCAGGCTTGTTGTTGATTGATTGATTGGTTGCGTTCAGCAAGTGTGGCCATCCTCCTGCTCGTCCATGCAGGTAACCTGTCATATCAGAAAGGGCAGGATAAAAAGCAGAAACGCATGTTACTCTTTTGTCTAAAGCAGCCGTTACTATAGCCAGTGCACCTCCCTGGCTTCCTCCTGTAGCCACTACATTTTTACCATCAAATTCTGGCAAGCTGCAGAGGAAATCAATTGCTCGTAAACAGCCCATGTAAACGCTTTTGTAATAGTAGTTGTCACGATCATCTAGTTTATGATGCATGTAGTCACCAAATGCACTGCTGATATGTTGGTAGGCTTCAGTGCTTATTAAAGGTGTTATACCATGTATTTCAATGTTCATCACTATAAAACCTTCATTAGCATAGGCAATTGAAGGGTTGATTGGCTTGATGCCTGCGCCTGGCGGTTCAAACAGCACAGGATATTTTCCTGGAGCTTTTGGTTTAGATAAATATCCAAACAAACGGCGTCCCTTTTTATAACTCTGCAGGTTGACCAGGTAAACATCTACAGTAGTAGTGGATTGATCGGGTAGATGCGTTACAATAGCATCCATAGGGACTTTGGATGCCTCTTCTTTCGCCTTGTTCCAAAACTGCATGAAGTCATCTGGCATCTGAACAGTCGGTTGGATGTCTTGCGGCGAATAGGCAACCTTAATTTCGCCGGTATATACTTTACCATTTACAGACGTGCGCAACTTTAACTGCCGGAAGCCAGGTTGTTTACTGGTGCCAATATCTATTTTTCCTTCACCGGTTTTAAATAAAACATTTCCCTTCTTTTCTGCCGGCAATAGCTCAGGACCTATTTCATAATCAACAGAAACATTTTTTATAGGCACCCCAAACTGTAGCACACTAACTTGTACTGTGGCATTTTCATTCACCTTGTAATCCCAGTCATCATGGTTAGGCGTAAGTACAAAATCTACAAATTTTATTGGTGCAGGAGATTGTGCCAAGGCATTTCCTACAAGTATGAAGCTAGAAAGAACCAGCAGATGAATAATTTTCATAATCTAATCTTTTACAGGGAGCATCCAATCATCAAAAGTCACGGCTTTTTATTCTTCTTCCAAAACTTATAGGGAAGGCTAGTGAACAAGAGGGAGAAATGACGCCATCTAATGGTTAGCAAAATGTTTATACCTGTTAGAGCATTACCGGGTAAGATCAGATTGCCCTGAACCAACAAAATCAAACAAGCTAACTGGTATTCGCTCTTGAAGACATAATGAAACAGAAAAATAAATCCTTGAACACTTGCATTTTTGGAAAGTCTTTTTCATTTTTAACCCAGCAAATCAGCAGGCAAGAAAAATTTAGTTTGGCTGTATTAGAACGGATTTATCATGCAAAAGGCAATTCGCGTTTCCCCAATAATGAACGTCGCTTCAAGATTATCAGCCAGCTGAAGGGTTTAGACACATAATATTTGGAAAAGAACAAGTTGCTATTCGTATAAAGTTCATATTCCTCAGCACGGTATCCTGCACCTGTAGATATATATAAAATCGCCAGCAATAGCCTCTAAGATTAACTCGGATTCTCATTGGTAGATTTCACTACGACTTACTAATCCTCCTCGTAAACAACAGTTTACCTGTTCCAGGTAGACACCGCGCCATTATGTATCAA is a window encoding:
- a CDS encoding DUF2945 domain-containing protein, with product MAKAKSLKAGDKVEWETSQGKTTGTVKKKLTSPTKIKSHKVAATKENPEYLVETEKSKKLAAHKPDALKKK
- a CDS encoding DUF72 domain-containing protein — encoded protein: MTEKGKLRIGTSGIVLPGNKETFPATFHGKSRLINYASLLNTVEINSTFRKIPRATTFLRWAEETGPGFQFTLKLVKTVTHVKPLQPDLNALQSFIEAANHLGNKKACLLVQFPGSITSAYEQQVQQVMHNLHLADHEENWLKAVEFRSDTWYNDDLIDKLQQWKATLVLHDMLKSNNLHLHPSTSFCYFRFHGPTGDYRGSYSTTFLQGQAKKIAALLAEGKDVYVYFNNTMGNAFENAVQLRGLIDELYCV
- a CDS encoding DUF1456 family protein; this translates as MLSNNDILKKLRIALSLRDEDMLEILSLAGFKMTKGALNDLFRHEDHPSYVVAGDQVLRNFLDGLIIYKRGPKGQSKAAENKF
- a CDS encoding acetylxylan esterase gives rise to the protein MKIIHLLVLSSFILVGNALAQSPAPIKFVDFVLTPNHDDWDYKVNENATVQVSVLQFGVPIKNVSVDYEIGPELLPAEKKGNVLFKTGEGKIDIGTSKQPGFRQLKLRTSVNGKVYTGEIKVAYSPQDIQPTVQMPDDFMQFWNKAKEEASKVPMDAIVTHLPDQSTTTVDVYLVNLQSYKKGRRLFGYLSKPKAPGKYPVLFEPPGAGIKPINPSIAYANEGFIVMNIEIHGITPLISTEAYQHISSAFGDYMHHKLDDRDNYYYKSVYMGCLRAIDFLCSLPEFDGKNVVATGGSQGGALAIVTAALDKRVTCVSAFYPALSDMTGYLHGRAGGWPHLLNATNQSINNKPEKVKTLAYYDVANFAKHIIVPGFYSWGYNDNVVPPTSVFAAVNSIKAPKTISITPISGHWRFAETNQESLEWIKKQVGQR